The following are encoded together in the Halopiger aswanensis genome:
- a CDS encoding TCP-1/cpn60 chaperonin family protein, whose protein sequence is MAESNATIGSWERLSPEETRLGIRRAALEMGELVRSTLGPLGVDKMIVRRMQDDRLRGFVTNDGVAILEEFEGETDHPIANQFIGLAETHEDEIGDGTTTTTLLASDLLATGIDLIEDGVPPVAVVEGFSIGAQRTLEVWDDLGIPVATNGHPTTRAAFDESRLERIATCGMTNGRAGSWPLERLGDDVVDAVLRAWEPQRGTVHLGYVSIEAIPGGDAADSKLIPGSLLPSEPMIEDTLPVDGGVLVVDGSLEPREIRSSSVTIDGDYAGNVANLEREAAAVADAIARANAAAVFVTGDVTHDIGTELAHRGIACFRNVKDSDAEVLSRVTGATIRGPVTPTAPASVEECGRGAVRLREAQDDTTWLEVTAPAHVDPRSVGLVVRGGTESAADEARRRIKVGLNAVRAAVKRPFALPGGGAAELEAARAVRELAPKFDGREQLAVDAFADVLESIPRTLARNAGRDPIDAVTELRARHDAGHTRAGIDANGDLVDDVVAAGGALDAQLVRTSSLARSVEFANSLLRIDSVVRNTAPPFDPEELPGAAGSSGTPS, encoded by the coding sequence ATGGCGGAGTCTAACGCGACGATCGGCAGCTGGGAACGGCTATCGCCCGAGGAAACGAGACTGGGGATTCGCCGCGCCGCCCTCGAGATGGGCGAGCTGGTCCGGAGTACGCTCGGGCCGTTGGGCGTCGACAAGATGATCGTCCGGCGCATGCAGGACGACCGGCTACGCGGGTTCGTCACCAACGACGGCGTGGCGATCTTAGAGGAGTTCGAGGGCGAGACCGACCACCCGATCGCGAACCAGTTCATCGGGCTCGCGGAGACCCACGAGGACGAGATCGGCGACGGCACGACTACGACGACCCTGCTGGCCAGCGACCTGCTCGCGACCGGGATCGACCTGATCGAGGACGGCGTCCCCCCGGTCGCCGTCGTCGAGGGGTTCTCGATCGGCGCCCAGCGAACGCTCGAGGTTTGGGACGACCTCGGGATTCCAGTCGCCACTAACGGCCACCCAACTACCCGCGCGGCGTTCGACGAATCGCGACTCGAGCGGATCGCGACCTGCGGCATGACGAACGGCCGCGCGGGCTCGTGGCCGCTCGAGCGGCTCGGCGACGACGTCGTGGACGCCGTTCTCCGCGCGTGGGAACCCCAGCGAGGGACCGTCCATCTGGGCTACGTGTCGATCGAGGCCATCCCGGGCGGCGACGCCGCGGATTCGAAGCTGATCCCCGGCAGCCTCCTCCCCTCCGAGCCGATGATCGAGGACACATTGCCGGTCGACGGGGGCGTCCTCGTCGTCGACGGCTCGCTCGAGCCCCGGGAGATCCGCTCGTCCTCGGTTACGATCGACGGCGACTACGCGGGCAACGTCGCGAATCTCGAGCGCGAAGCCGCGGCTGTCGCCGACGCGATCGCCCGGGCGAACGCCGCGGCGGTGTTCGTCACCGGCGACGTCACTCACGATATCGGCACCGAACTGGCCCACCGCGGAATCGCCTGCTTTCGGAACGTCAAGGACTCGGACGCCGAGGTCCTCTCGCGGGTCACGGGCGCGACGATCCGCGGTCCCGTCACGCCGACCGCACCCGCGTCCGTCGAGGAGTGCGGTCGCGGCGCCGTCCGACTCCGCGAGGCCCAGGACGACACGACGTGGCTCGAGGTCACGGCGCCCGCCCACGTCGATCCGCGCAGCGTCGGGCTCGTCGTCCGGGGCGGGACCGAGAGCGCCGCCGACGAGGCGCGGCGGCGGATCAAGGTCGGTCTCAACGCGGTTCGCGCCGCGGTCAAACGGCCATTTGCCCTCCCCGGCGGCGGTGCGGCCGAACTCGAGGCGGCCCGCGCCGTCCGCGAGCTGGCGCCGAAGTTCGACGGCCGCGAACAGCTTGCAGTCGACGCGTTCGCCGACGTGCTCGAGTCGATCCCGCGGACGCTCGCCCGGAACGCGGGTCGGGATCCGATCGACGCCGTCACCGAACTGCGCGCGCGCCACGACGCAGGGCATACGCGGGCGGGCATCGATGCGAACGGCGACCTCGTCGACGACGTCGTCGCGGCCGGCGGCGCGCTCGACGCGCAACTGGTTCGGACGAGCAGCCTCGCCCGCAGCGTCGAGTTCGCGAACTCGCTGCTCAGGATCGACAGCGTCGTGCGAAACACCGCGCCGCCGTTCGATCCGGAGGAGTTGCCTGGTGCCGCCGGTTCCTCCGGGAC
- a CDS encoding sugar ABC transporter substrate-binding protein, producing the protein MSQRDMSGGNTHDTAEPSASTDEPDAEEYSRRGFMETAGAMGAAGATAGLAGCVGGDDTEGTGEGDFLWWTMRGYIQEEEQALRDTAAEFENWSDEEVNLTTEVITWDQVFESWASAIQGQNTPNVSEMANEHAVDYGSRGVVRPNTELFNEYDDWYDTPSYWGNYDGEVWGFPWFVEVRNFYANTDILEDAGHDSVPETWEEMVDTATDVESETDKTGFVSAGSQSTGTGQVLYGAAVQAGGEFYNYEDDQWTVELDSPTSLFAHLWMASMQEEWEIGPGGWAGMDGTDAEQLYREGEAAFMINSGDAANSMIDEGDAVADSTSLELIPEGPMGTNTAFMGGSCLSAFESDFTQHNVEDGLSMSFIEYMTNPDTMEGYYPDATPNFLPVREAQEELPPFTENPTDIPDEWIQNRLDQASDSARYGITGPQRNAPFLGDLEGTTDAYSVAISGILGANHDPKEALVDLANDVRSTISDSDAVDYELEQSDEQPSLDDPPDELQDWIDGSNGTPQIWNPYE; encoded by the coding sequence ATGTCACAGAGGGACATGTCTGGTGGGAACACCCATGACACAGCGGAGCCATCGGCATCGACCGACGAGCCGGACGCCGAGGAGTACTCGCGGCGCGGCTTCATGGAGACCGCGGGTGCGATGGGTGCCGCCGGTGCGACCGCCGGCCTGGCCGGCTGTGTCGGCGGGGACGACACCGAAGGGACCGGCGAAGGCGACTTCCTCTGGTGGACGATGCGTGGCTACATTCAGGAGGAGGAGCAGGCGCTTCGGGACACCGCTGCGGAGTTCGAGAACTGGTCGGACGAGGAGGTCAACCTGACAACCGAGGTCATCACGTGGGATCAGGTGTTCGAATCCTGGGCGTCGGCGATTCAGGGCCAGAACACGCCGAACGTCAGCGAGATGGCCAACGAACACGCCGTCGACTACGGCTCGCGCGGCGTCGTGCGGCCGAACACGGAACTGTTCAACGAGTACGACGACTGGTACGACACGCCGTCGTACTGGGGTAACTACGACGGTGAGGTCTGGGGCTTCCCGTGGTTCGTCGAGGTCCGGAACTTCTACGCGAACACGGACATCCTCGAGGACGCCGGCCACGATAGCGTCCCCGAGACGTGGGAAGAGATGGTCGATACGGCCACGGACGTCGAGAGCGAGACCGATAAGACCGGGTTCGTCTCCGCCGGATCGCAGTCCACGGGGACGGGGCAGGTTCTCTACGGCGCGGCCGTCCAGGCTGGCGGCGAGTTCTACAACTACGAGGACGACCAGTGGACCGTCGAACTGGACTCCCCGACGTCGCTGTTTGCCCACCTCTGGATGGCCAGCATGCAGGAGGAGTGGGAGATCGGTCCCGGCGGCTGGGCCGGGATGGACGGCACCGACGCCGAACAACTCTACCGCGAGGGCGAGGCCGCTTTCATGATCAACTCGGGCGACGCGGCCAACAGCATGATCGACGAGGGCGACGCCGTCGCGGACTCGACCAGTCTCGAACTGATTCCGGAGGGCCCGATGGGTACCAACACCGCCTTCATGGGCGGAAGTTGCCTCTCCGCGTTCGAATCGGACTTCACCCAGCACAACGTCGAGGACGGCCTCTCGATGTCGTTCATCGAGTACATGACCAACCCCGACACCATGGAGGGGTACTACCCGGACGCGACGCCGAACTTCCTGCCCGTTCGGGAAGCCCAGGAGGAACTCCCGCCGTTCACCGAGAACCCGACGGACATCCCCGACGAGTGGATCCAGAACCGGCTGGACCAGGCCTCGGACAGCGCCCGCTACGGGATTACCGGCCCCCAGCGGAACGCGCCGTTCCTGGGCGACCTCGAGGGTACGACCGACGCGTACTCGGTCGCCATCTCCGGGATCCTCGGCGCGAATCACGATCCGAAGGAGGCGCTCGTCGACCTCGCGAACGACGTCCGCTCGACGATCAGCGACTCCGACGCCGTGGACTACGAACTCGAGCAGAGCGACGAGCAACCCTCGCTCGACGACCCACCGGACGAACTGCAGGACTGGATCGACGGCAGCAACGGCACGCCCCAGATCTGGAACCCCTACGAGTAA
- a CDS encoding carbohydrate ABC transporter permease, whose amino-acid sequence MATDTQPDPASVPEGESNAGFLWLGPERTAQAKRVGFHALLWSLIALVLFPVFWMFVVSVNQTSFEAFIGDPVGWAANANLEGYRDVWFGSDFRYWFRNSLLVSIGATILSIAVCTLGAYSIGRLRYRGRKAVATFLLITQMFPAILIAIPLFLVFRDIGLFNTLTGLVIAYVAFTLPFAIWMLRGFYENLPESLEEAAMIDGSTRFGAVVRVILPLSAPAIATTAIFTWVQAWNEFVFALILINDSQTQTLPPGMSQWVGQYALQWDMLMAGALGATLPMLIVFFLLQSYIVKGLAEGAVKS is encoded by the coding sequence ATGGCAACGGACACGCAACCCGACCCCGCTTCGGTTCCGGAGGGCGAATCGAACGCCGGCTTCCTGTGGCTGGGTCCCGAACGCACCGCGCAGGCGAAACGGGTTGGCTTCCACGCGCTGCTGTGGTCGCTGATCGCGCTCGTCCTGTTCCCGGTGTTCTGGATGTTCGTCGTGTCGGTCAACCAAACCTCCTTCGAGGCGTTCATCGGCGATCCCGTCGGCTGGGCGGCGAACGCGAACCTCGAGGGCTACCGCGACGTCTGGTTCGGCTCGGACTTCCGCTACTGGTTCCGCAACAGCCTGCTGGTCAGCATCGGCGCGACGATCTTGAGCATCGCGGTCTGTACGCTCGGCGCGTACAGTATCGGCCGCCTGCGCTACCGCGGCCGGAAGGCGGTGGCGACGTTCCTGCTGATCACGCAGATGTTCCCGGCGATCCTGATCGCGATCCCGCTGTTCCTAGTCTTCCGGGACATCGGGCTGTTCAACACGCTCACCGGGCTCGTCATCGCGTACGTCGCGTTCACGCTCCCCTTTGCGATCTGGATGCTGCGCGGGTTCTACGAGAACCTCCCTGAGTCGCTCGAGGAGGCGGCGATGATCGACGGGAGCACGCGGTTCGGCGCCGTCGTACGAGTGATCCTCCCGCTGTCGGCGCCGGCGATCGCGACGACGGCGATCTTCACGTGGGTCCAGGCGTGGAACGAGTTCGTCTTCGCGCTAATCTTGATCAACGACTCCCAGACCCAGACGTTGCCGCCGGGGATGTCCCAGTGGGTCGGCCAGTACGCGCTCCAGTGGGACATGCTGATGGCCGGCGCGCTCGGCGCGACGCTGCCGATGCTGATCGTCTTCTTCCTGCTCCAGAGCTACATCGTCAAGGGGCTGGCGGAAGGCGCCGTCAAGTCGTGA
- a CDS encoding universal stress protein codes for MDRALVVVESSEFAKRLIREAGELAAGVDAELKLLATMDKDEYEQDIETMSTIANVEGTSYSPDDVKESGRQFAADLAKSQLEDLDVDYEPLCIVIDDGPEAQEIVATAERHDCDHIFIAGRKRSPTGKALFGDRTQGVILNFDGIVSVATN; via the coding sequence ATGGATCGCGCACTCGTCGTCGTCGAATCGTCGGAGTTCGCCAAACGCCTCATTCGGGAAGCCGGCGAGTTAGCCGCCGGCGTCGACGCCGAACTCAAACTCCTCGCGACGATGGACAAGGACGAATACGAACAGGACATCGAAACCATGTCGACGATCGCGAACGTCGAGGGAACGTCGTACTCGCCCGACGACGTCAAAGAGAGCGGGCGCCAGTTCGCCGCCGACCTCGCGAAGTCGCAACTCGAGGATCTCGACGTCGACTACGAACCGCTCTGTATCGTCATCGACGACGGGCCGGAAGCCCAGGAGATCGTCGCGACGGCCGAGAGGCACGACTGCGATCACATCTTCATCGCCGGCCGCAAGCGGTCGCCGACCGGAAAGGCGCTGTTCGGCGATCGAACGCAGGGCGTCATTCTCAACTTCGACGGGATCGTCTCCGTCGCAACGAACTGA
- a CDS encoding carbohydrate ABC transporter permease, which produces MATRLGTLREFELPREYYHWLSKESVWGWLFLLPSLLALGLVSVYPLFRGIYLSFFEYDGIGDPEWVGLEHYAQIVGWTEFWVVMRNTLVWAFAAVVIMALIGLGFATLLNREFYGRSVATTLLLLPWAIPFISIAFNWRLMYDYELGAINGLFRTLGLTDGIQWLASSRYALFSIMLAWVWRNFPFFMLTFLAGMKGIPGDLYEAARVDGSTRLDTFRHITLPFLQPVAVVMTLLMSLWTLNHFTLIYVMTGGGPGNSSMVLPVYIYRQAFHLQNMGLASAIAVVMLLVMLTYGLIYLRLYREDIGGK; this is translated from the coding sequence ATGGCAACGCGATTAGGCACGCTCCGCGAGTTCGAACTCCCGCGGGAGTACTACCACTGGCTCTCGAAGGAGAGCGTCTGGGGCTGGCTGTTCCTCCTGCCGTCGCTGCTCGCGCTCGGGCTGGTGAGCGTCTATCCCCTCTTCCGGGGGATCTACCTCAGCTTCTTCGAGTACGACGGCATCGGCGACCCCGAGTGGGTCGGCCTCGAGCACTACGCCCAGATCGTCGGCTGGACGGAGTTCTGGGTCGTGATGCGAAATACGCTGGTGTGGGCGTTCGCGGCGGTCGTGATCATGGCGCTGATCGGGCTCGGGTTCGCAACCCTTCTCAACCGGGAGTTTTACGGCCGCTCGGTCGCGACGACGCTGCTCCTGCTCCCGTGGGCGATCCCGTTCATCTCGATCGCCTTCAACTGGCGGCTGATGTACGACTACGAACTCGGCGCGATCAACGGGCTCTTCCGCACGCTCGGGCTCACCGACGGCATTCAGTGGCTCGCGAGCTCGCGCTACGCGCTGTTCTCGATCATGCTCGCCTGGGTCTGGCGGAACTTCCCCTTCTTCATGCTGACCTTCCTGGCCGGCATGAAGGGCATTCCGGGCGACCTGTACGAGGCGGCTCGCGTCGACGGCTCGACGCGGCTGGACACGTTCCGGCACATTACGCTGCCGTTCCTGCAGCCGGTTGCAGTCGTGATGACGCTGCTGATGAGCCTCTGGACGCTGAACCACTTCACGCTGATCTACGTGATGACCGGCGGCGGCCCGGGCAACTCCTCGATGGTGTTGCCGGTGTACATCTACCGGCAGGCGTTCCACCTCCAGAACATGGGGCTGGCGAGCGCCATCGCGGTCGTCATGCTGCTGGTCATGCTGACCTACGGGCTCATCTACCTGCGACTGTACCGCGAAGACATCGGAGGGAAATAA